Proteins co-encoded in one Nematostella vectensis chromosome 15, jaNemVect1.1, whole genome shotgun sequence genomic window:
- the LOC5511397 gene encoding uncharacterized protein LOC5511397, translating into MGQMCGVHCSCWTMCSCCCKGTAPPRYAKYTADSDVDFDKIVGDLLELDPIQFDRETGMSKIRIWIESIIPIAGLPQSFIAVSQAKCIKYWQAIQSKPAAKLSGSYVRFLFEKRDNGELPRLLIEHKGKSVIVRSPGENSRLKPSSKDPEVHV; encoded by the coding sequence ATGGGTCAGATGTGTGGAGTACACTGCTCATGTTGGACTATGTGTAGCTGTTGTTGCAAAGGCACGGCACCTCCGAGATATGCAAAGTATACCGCCGATTCTGATGTCGACTTCGATAAAATTGTTGGTGATTTGTTGGAGTTAGATCCTATACAATTTGACAGAGAAACTGGGATGTCCAAAATAAGGATATGGATTGAGTCGATTATACCTATAGCAGGGCTACCTCAGAGTTTCATTGCTGTCAGCCAAGCGAAATGCATAAAGTACTGGCAAGCTATTCAGAGCAAACCCGCGGCTAAACTCAGTGGATCTTACGTGCGATTTCTGTTTGAAAAGAGGGACAATGGAGAGTTACCAAGACTGTTAATCGAGCACAAAGGCAAATCAGTCATCGTTAGAAGCCCGGGAGAAAACTCAAGATTAAAGCCAAGTTCCAAAGATCCCGAAGTGCACGTCTAG
- the LOC5511398 gene encoding uncharacterized protein LOC5511398: MNFIRGGLAFGKCACFRRLFFAWSGRGHLEFARSYIGAMQRRADIFERVTSWYPRRRCGVSSSLCIKAEDVDAFAKLKENKDLVDCGNVETVFEAEGASSPNVNNVVSGDCNCNGEIEEESKIETVKEKLGHSFEKIEAVSVETRTENNLSDFESTVGDGSASVDHIPNIGVLDDYPDVPLDQKFILPPNWRGMNITKEGVKFSGEIIIISDPKDEAKHRDVIKEFSKKDALGFDTEHCSSQGLVCVIQLASADKAILWHCHNFNHRMPPGLRSLLTGNVYKTGHACLQDAIMISNQFKVHAKNLIDTCHWAKDLHCMPRSLQAMCAIFLGEHLSKRHQQSNWKKSDLSPGQVAYAATDAWVSLRVYQEMKRHGERLGVDMMPPYRTLQNYTNDVRDSRRLKRLRYKRRQKEQRKIVKAETTDDSHIDENSGTEILHEQSHSNQSFEDSKDRKTGDESSDEMESRSSGSRKRNRKFIAKFHSLE; the protein is encoded by the exons ATGAATTTTATCCGTGGAGGACTGGCGTTTGGAAAATGTGCGTGTTTTCGTCGCCTGTTTTTTGCTTGGAGCGGTCGAGGTCATTTAGAGTTTGCAAGATCTTACATTGGAGCTATGCAGCGAAGGGCAGATATCTTTGAGAGAGTTACAAGTTGGTACCCAAGAAGAAGATGCGGTGTTTCAAGTAGCTTATGTATAAAGGCGGAAGATGTGGATGCGTTTGCAAAACTCAAAGAGAATAAAGACTTGGTCGACTGTGGAAATGTCGAGACAGTATTTGAAGCTGAGGGAGCGTCTTCGCCAAATGTAAACAATGTGGTATCAGGCGATTGCAACTGTAATGGTGAAATAGAAGAAGAAAGTAAAATTGAAACTGTAAAAGAGAAGCTTGGGCATTCATTTGAGAAAATTGAAGCAGTTTCTGTTGAAACACGCACCGAAAATAATCTTTCTGATTTTGAATCAACTGTCGGTGATGGTTCAGCATCTGTTGACCATATTCCTAATATTGGTGTATTGGACGATTACCCAGATGTTCCTCTAGATCAGAAGTTTATTCTTCCCCCAAACTGGCGAGGAATGAACATCACTAAAGAAGGTGTAAAATTCAGTGGTGAAATCATCATAATCTCAGACCCCAAAGATGAGGCAAAGCATAGGGATGTAATTAAGGAGTTTTCCAAAAAGGATGCCTTAGGATTTGATACTGAACATTGTTCAAGTCAAGGTTTAGTCTGTGTAATTCAGCTGGCTTCTGCAGACAAGGCCATTCTGTGGCATTGTCATAATTTTAATCATAGAATGCCGCCTGGTCTTAGGTCTCTACTGACTGGAAATGTGTACAAG ACTGGCCATGCTTGTCTCCAAGATGCAATCATGATCTCCAACCAGTTCAAAGTTCATGCCAAGAATCTGATTGACACCTGTCATTGGGCGAAAGATCTCCACTGCATGCCGCGGTCCCTACAGGCAATGTGTGCTATATTTCTTGGGGAGCACCTTTCTAAGAGGCACCAGCAGTCTAACTGGAAAAAGAGTGACTTGTCCCCGGGTCAGGTGGCCTATGCGGCTACGGATGCATGGGTATCTCTTAGGGTGTACCAGGAAATGAAAAG GCATGGTGAGAGGTTAGGTGTGGATATGATGCCACCCTACAGGACCCTTCAGAATTACACCAACGATGTGAGAGACAGCAGAAGATTGAAGCGGCTGCGCTACAAGCGTAGGCAAAAGGAACAACGAAAAATTGTTAAAGCAGAAACCACAGATGATTCTCACATTGATGAAAACTCTGGAACTGAAATATTGCACGAACAATCTCATTCTAACCAGAGCTTTGAGGATTCTAAAGACCGAAAGActggcgatgaaagttcagatGAGATGGAATCACGGAGTTCTGGtagtagaaaaagaaataggaAATTTATAGCAAAGTTTCATTCCTTAGAATGA